In Halapricum desulfuricans, a single window of DNA contains:
- a CDS encoding DNA-directed RNA polymerase subunit L, whose translation MDLRVIEKEDNALSIEIAGEDHTFMNVLKGALLETDGVAAATYDMNPEQSGGQTDPVLTIKTEDGTDALDALETGTDRVIEKADALTEAYESAA comes from the coding sequence ATGGATCTGCGGGTCATCGAGAAAGAGGACAACGCGCTCTCTATCGAGATCGCGGGCGAGGATCACACGTTCATGAACGTACTCAAGGGGGCACTGCTGGAGACCGACGGCGTCGCCGCCGCGACCTACGACATGAATCCCGAACAGTCCGGCGGCCAGACCGACCCGGTATTGACGATCAAGACCGAAGACGGCACCGACGCGCTCGACGCGCTGGAGACGGGGACCGACCGCGTCATCGAGAAGGCCGACGCGCTGACCGAGGCCTACGAATCGGCAGCCTGA
- a CDS encoding DUF7550 family protein: MDEETTHDDERAKAYDPENVSLPARAPPLRSTAPQSEFTNRQIAIGAAVLAVGLVVTFGLPIALA, encoded by the coding sequence ATGGACGAGGAGACGACCCACGACGACGAACGAGCGAAAGCGTACGACCCCGAGAACGTCTCGCTACCGGCACGGGCTCCGCCGCTGCGGAGCACCGCCCCCCAGAGCGAGTTCACAAACCGACAGATCGCGATCGGTGCGGCCGTACTCGCGGTCGGACTCGTCGTGACGTTCGGGCTTCCGATAGCGCTGGCGTGA
- a CDS encoding helix-turn-helix domain-containing protein yields the protein MSQPMTEYLSQDMHCEGLLECIHGLKELDKEVFRTLSDADDPMTVDEIAEEVERERSTAYRSVQRLLSSGFIQKEQVNYDQGGYYHVYHPTDPDQIADDMQRVLNDWYAKMGQLISEFREQYRDSTPVEQ from the coding sequence ATGTCACAGCCGATGACGGAGTACCTCTCGCAGGACATGCACTGTGAGGGGCTTCTCGAATGCATTCACGGGCTCAAAGAGCTCGACAAGGAGGTGTTTCGGACGCTGTCCGACGCCGACGATCCGATGACGGTCGACGAGATCGCCGAGGAAGTCGAGCGCGAGCGCTCGACGGCCTACCGATCGGTCCAGCGGCTCCTCTCGTCGGGATTCATCCAGAAAGAGCAGGTGAACTACGATCAGGGCGGGTACTACCACGTCTATCACCCGACCGATCCGGACCAGATCGCGGACGATATGCAGCGGGTACTCAACGACTGGTACGCCAAGATGGGGCAACTCATCAGCGAGTTCCGCGAACAGTACCGCGACTCAACGCCCGTCGAGCAGTGA
- the trxA gene encoding thioredoxin yields MSEADDLEEIKQQKMQELQSDDSAGAETPDEPIHVESSDHYQEILGDYDVVLVDFYADWCGPCQMLEPITEDIAEETDAAVAKVDVDAHQQLAAQYGVRGVPTVVLAVDGETAEQMVGVRDKSHYVSQIEQHLN; encoded by the coding sequence ATGAGTGAAGCAGACGACCTCGAAGAAATCAAGCAACAGAAGATGCAGGAGTTGCAGTCCGACGATTCGGCCGGTGCGGAGACGCCGGACGAGCCAATCCACGTCGAGAGTTCCGACCACTATCAGGAGATTCTCGGGGACTACGACGTCGTGCTCGTGGACTTCTACGCGGACTGGTGTGGTCCATGCCAGATGCTCGAGCCGATCACCGAAGACATCGCCGAAGAGACCGACGCCGCCGTCGCCAAGGTCGACGTCGACGCCCACCAGCAGCTCGCGGCGCAGTACGGCGTCCGCGGCGTGCCGACCGTCGTGCTCGCGGTCGACGGCGAGACGGCCGAGCAGATGGTCGGGGTCCGCGACAAGTCCCACTACGTCTCCCAGATCGAGCAGCACCTCAACTAG
- the hisF gene encoding imidazole glycerol phosphate synthase subunit HisF — MLTKRIIPCIDVDLDEEGNAAVYTGVNFEDLEYTGDPVEMAKRYNEAGADEFVFLDITASAEGRATMLETVERVADEVFIPLTVGGGIRTRGDIKETLRAGADKVSINSGAIANPDLIEEGATAFGNQCIVISVDARRRFDEQGEHYVDIDGESAWFECTVKGGREGTGMDVVEWVQEAEQRGAGELFVNSIDADGTKEGYDIPLTKAVTDVVSTPVIASSGCGGPEDMYEVFTEADADAGLAASIFHFGEYSIQETKEYLDERGVPVRL; from the coding sequence ATGCTCACGAAACGGATCATCCCCTGCATCGACGTGGATCTCGACGAGGAGGGGAACGCGGCGGTGTACACGGGGGTCAACTTCGAGGACCTGGAGTACACGGGCGATCCGGTCGAGATGGCCAAACGCTACAACGAGGCCGGAGCCGACGAGTTCGTCTTTCTGGACATCACGGCCTCCGCCGAGGGGCGGGCGACGATGCTCGAAACCGTCGAGCGGGTCGCCGACGAGGTGTTCATCCCGCTGACCGTAGGTGGGGGGATCCGCACCCGGGGGGACATCAAAGAGACCCTGCGCGCCGGCGCGGACAAGGTCTCGATCAACTCGGGTGCGATCGCGAACCCCGACCTGATCGAGGAGGGTGCGACGGCCTTCGGCAACCAGTGTATCGTCATCAGCGTCGACGCCCGACGTCGGTTCGACGAACAGGGCGAACACTACGTCGACATCGACGGCGAGTCGGCCTGGTTCGAGTGCACCGTCAAGGGCGGCCGTGAAGGCACCGGCATGGACGTCGTCGAGTGGGTCCAGGAAGCCGAACAGCGCGGTGCGGGCGAGCTGTTCGTCAACTCGATCGACGCCGACGGCACCAAGGAGGGGTACGACATCCCGCTGACGAAAGCCGTCACCGACGTCGTCTCGACGCCCGTGATCGCCTCCTCCGGGTGTGGCGGCCCCGAGGACATGTACGAGGTGTTCACCGAGGCCGACGCCGACGCCGGACTCGCGGCGTCGATCTTCCACTTCGGCGAGTACTCGATCCAGGAAACCAAGGAGTACCTGGACGAGCGCGGCGTGCCCGTCCGGTTATGA